The proteins below are encoded in one region of Clostridium fermenticellae:
- the typA gene encoding translational GTPase TypA — MNLFTRNDIRNVAIIAHVDHGKTTLVDALLKQSNVFRENEKVQERVMDSNDLEKERGITILSKNTAIVHDGIKINIVDTPGHADFGGEVERVLKMVDSVLLVVDAYEGPMPQTKFVLKKALELNLNPIVVINKIDRPDARPAEVLDEVFDLFIELGANDEQLDFPLVYCSAKAGFAKKELEDDSKTMEPLFDAIIKNVPAPEGHLNMPLQLLITTVDYNEYVGKIGIGKIERGSIDKNEQVVLIRKDGKVENVKVSNLYVYSGLKKQEVNEAKLGDIVAVSGIPDINIGETIADPSDPEALPFVDIDEPTLSMNFMVNNSPFAGRDGEYVTSRHLRDRLMKELETNVSLRVEETDSPDCLKVSGRGELHLSILIETMRREGFEFQVSKATVIFKEKNGKKLEPIEYLTIDVPEEFMGIVMEKLGPRKAEMVNMTSAVNGYTRLEFKIPARGLIGFRNEFMTDTKGNGIMNHVLSGYEEYKGEIPERTRGSLVAFEDGVTITYGLFNAQERGILFLEPGVDVYEGMVVGECSRADDIEVNVCKKKHLTNTRSSGADEALKLIPVKHMSLEQSLEFVAADELVEITPKRITIRKKILDTDLRKKASRRK; from the coding sequence ATGAATTTATTTACAAGAAATGATATAAGGAACGTTGCAATTATTGCACATGTCGATCATGGTAAAACTACTTTGGTTGATGCACTTTTAAAACAGAGTAATGTTTTCAGAGAGAATGAGAAGGTTCAGGAGAGAGTGATGGATTCAAATGATCTCGAAAAAGAAAGAGGAATTACAATATTATCTAAAAATACGGCTATTGTACATGATGGAATTAAAATAAATATAGTAGATACTCCGGGTCATGCTGATTTTGGTGGAGAAGTTGAACGTGTACTTAAAATGGTTGATAGTGTGCTTCTAGTAGTAGATGCATATGAAGGACCAATGCCTCAAACTAAATTCGTTTTAAAAAAGGCTCTGGAGCTTAATTTGAACCCTATAGTTGTTATAAATAAAATAGATAGGCCAGATGCAAGGCCGGCAGAAGTTTTGGATGAAGTATTTGATTTATTTATAGAATTAGGAGCAAATGATGAACAATTGGATTTCCCATTGGTTTATTGTTCTGCAAAAGCTGGATTTGCCAAGAAAGAATTAGAGGATGATTCTAAAACCATGGAACCTTTGTTTGATGCTATAATAAAAAATGTTCCAGCACCAGAAGGTCATCTGAACATGCCGCTTCAATTGTTGATTACGACTGTTGATTATAATGAATATGTTGGAAAAATAGGAATAGGTAAAATTGAAAGAGGATCTATAGATAAAAATGAGCAAGTTGTTTTAATAAGAAAAGATGGAAAAGTAGAAAATGTAAAAGTATCAAATTTATATGTATACAGCGGATTAAAGAAACAAGAAGTTAATGAAGCTAAATTAGGAGATATAGTGGCAGTTTCAGGTATACCTGATATAAACATAGGGGAAACAATAGCTGATCCCAGTGATCCGGAAGCTCTTCCATTTGTAGATATAGATGAACCAACACTCAGCATGAACTTTATGGTTAATAATTCGCCTTTTGCAGGACGTGATGGAGAATATGTAACGTCGAGACATTTAAGAGATAGACTTATGAAAGAATTGGAGACGAATGTATCACTTAGAGTTGAAGAAACAGATTCACCAGATTGTTTGAAAGTAAGTGGAAGAGGAGAACTTCACCTTTCAATATTGATAGAGACTATGAGAAGAGAAGGATTTGAATTTCAGGTTTCCAAGGCTACAGTAATATTTAAAGAGAAGAATGGGAAAAAACTTGAACCAATTGAATACTTGACAATAGATGTACCTGAAGAATTTATGGGAATTGTCATGGAAAAACTTGGGCCTAGAAAGGCTGAAATGGTGAATATGACATCTGCTGTAAATGGTTATACTAGGTTAGAATTTAAAATACCTGCAAGAGGTTTAATTGGTTTCAGAAATGAATTTATGACTGATACAAAAGGTAATGGAATAATGAACCATGTATTATCAGGATATGAGGAATATAAAGGGGAAATTCCAGAAAGAACTAGAGGTTCACTTGTAGCATTTGAAGATGGAGTAACAATCACGTATGGATTATTTAATGCTCAAGAAAGAGGAATTTTGTTTTTGGAACCTGGTGTTGATGTTTATGAAGGAATGGTAGTTGGAGAATGTTCAAGGGCTGATGATATAGAGGTTAACGTATGTAAAAAGAAGCATTTGACAAACACAAGGTCGTCAGGAGCAGATGAAGCTTTAAAATTAATACCAGTTAAACACATGAGTTTAGAGCAATCGCTTGAATTTGTGGCTGCAGATGAACTAGTTGAAATTACACCTAAAAGAATAACAATAAGAAAGAAGATATTAGATACTGATCTTAGAAAAAAGGCATCAAGAAGAAAATAA
- a CDS encoding O-methyltransferase: protein MSGITYDYMEKYIQSLIEDNIGVLKELEMYASENSVPIIHREVAKFLELMIHIKKPSRILELGTAIGYSSILMSLASNNKAKIDTIERNLDMLKTARDNIKNYGFMNSIDIIEGDCMEVLKDLDNEYDLIFIDAGKGHYNHFLPECLRLLKQDGIIIADNALFRGMVASDKLVARRKITIVKRMREYLRLVSDNKKFITSVIPMGDGIAVTTRRN, encoded by the coding sequence ATGAGTGGTATTACTTATGATTATATGGAGAAATATATACAGTCACTTATAGAAGATAATATTGGTGTATTAAAGGAATTAGAAATGTATGCCAGTGAAAATTCTGTACCTATAATCCATAGAGAAGTAGCTAAATTTTTAGAACTTATGATACATATAAAAAAACCTTCTAGAATACTTGAACTTGGAACTGCTATAGGATATTCCTCCATATTAATGAGTTTAGCTTCTAATAATAAAGCTAAAATTGATACTATTGAAAGAAACTTAGATATGCTCAAAACGGCTAGAGATAATATAAAAAATTATGGTTTTATGAATAGTATAGATATTATTGAAGGGGACTGCATGGAAGTTCTTAAAGATTTAGATAATGAGTATGATTTAATATTTATAGATGCTGGGAAAGGCCATTATAACCACTTTCTTCCTGAATGTTTAAGACTCTTAAAGCAAGATGGTATAATAATAGCTGATAATGCTTTATTTAGAGGGATGGTTGCTAGTGATAAATTAGTTGCTAGAAGAAAAATAACTATTGTCAAGAGGATGAGAGAATATCTAAGGCTTGTATCGGATAATAAAAAATTTATAACATCTGTTATACCTATGGGAGATGGTATTGCAGTAACTACAAGGAGGAATTAA